In the Aeromicrobium fastidiosum genome, GTGGGCTCTTACCTGGGCGTGGCGGGGGGAGGTCGGGGGCAGGATCGACAGCACCCGCTCCCACACCTCGAAGTCGTCGCGACCGTGCGGCGTGTCGGCGAACGACAGCAGCGCATCGGCGTCGCTGGACACGAGCAGCTGCGAGCGCACGTGCATGTGCAGCTCGTCGCGGATCCGTTCGACCGCAGGAGCGGTCGACGCAGGCAGCACGGGGCCGCGGTAGCGGGCGACCGCCCGCCGCAGGTGCCCGGCCGCGAGGTCGGCGCGCACGCCGGCGACGTCGGTGTCGACGACGTTCTTGAGTCGGTAGGGCCGCGACGCCAGTTCGATCGGCCCGAGCACGGCGCGCAGCCGCGACAGCTCGGCGCGCACCGTGACCTGCGCCTGCTCGTCGTCGCTGAGCGCCACCCCGAGCTCGGCGGTCGTCATGCCGTCGGCCGACTCGGACAGCAGCAGGACGATCTCGCTGTGCCGCAGGCTCAGGCGCGTCGTGGTCGAGCCGTGCCGGAGCGTCGCACCGTGGCCGCCCAGCACCTCGAGGCTGGGCGCCTGCCAGCCGGTCGTCGCGACCGACGCGCGCGGGGCCGGGCTGAGCCGTTCGATCCGCAGCTCGGCCTCCACCGCCGCGACGGTCGCCCGCACCAGGGTCAGGCTCTGCGGGGTCACGACCTCGTCGCCGCCGGTGAGGTCGAGCACCCCCAGGATGGCCCCCGTGTCGGGATCGTGGATGGGAGCCGCGGAGCAGCTCCACGGCGTGACCTGCCTCGCGAGGTGCTCGGCCCCGAAGATCTGCACCGGGCGGTCGAGGGCCAGCGCCGTCCCCGGGGCGTTGGTGCCGGCGCTCGCCTCGCTCCAGTCGGCCCCGGCGACGAAGTGCATCCGCTCGGCCATCGACCGCAGGCCCGCGTCGCCCTCGACCCACAGCAGCTGACCCGCCGCATCGCTGACTGCGACCAGCAGGCCGGAGTCCGCAGCACTGTCGACCAGCAGGCGCCGGATGACCGGCATGCCAGCCGCGAGCGGGTGCTGGTCGCGGATGGCCGCCAGGGCCGCGTCATCGAGCCGGATCGCGGCCATCGCCTGCTCGGGGTCGAGCCCGCCCTCGATGCTGCGCCGCCACGACTCCTGCACGAGCCGCCGCACCGCGGGATCGGTCGATCCGGTCGCGACGAAGTCGTCGTGCGCTCGGTTGAGGTATCGCGAGAGCGTGGCCGGATCGGCACCGGGCGGCATCGCGAGGTCCAGAGGTCGACCCATGCAGCGAGTGTACGGGTCGATGTGACGCCGGTCACGCCAGAATGGTGCGCGATCAGCGCTTGAGTGCGTCCACCAAGTCGTCGACCTCGACCTGCCGGGAGGACGGCGAGGTGCGGGCCGCCGTGAGCCAGGTGACGGTCGACCAGCCGTCGGCCAGCTGCTCGGCATCGGCGGACGGCCGTCCCACACGCGGGTCGTAGGTGAAGCTCGGGGTCCAGGTGGTCGGACCGCTCTGCGCGTACGTGACGGTTCGCGGGCCGCCCGTCGCCAGCGGGACGGCTCGCACGCCGCGTGGCTCGCGACGTGACGCGGTCTCCGCCGGGACGTTGACGTTGAGGAAGCCGGCTCGTCCCAGACCCTCGAAGCCGCGGGCAGCGAGCTGGTCCACCATCTCCACGACGAGGCGCGAGGCGTCGTCGAAGTCCGACTCGCCCTGCGCGTCGGTGTCTGCGCTCACCGCGACGGCCGGCAGACCAGCCTCGGCCGCCGCGGCCGCTGCTCCGACCGTGCCCGAGTAGCTGGTGTTCGCAGCGACGTTGGCGCCCTTGTTGACGCCCGACACCACGAGGTCGGGCGGGTCGCCGGCGAGGACGCCGAACAGGCCCACGTTGAGCGCGTCGACCGGCGTCCCGTCCACGGCGTAGATCGGTGCGTCAGCGCCCCGGGGTCGCGTCACCTCCATCGCGGTCACGTCGGTGGCCATGCTGCGTCCGCTCTGGTTCTCGAGCGGGCCCACGAGCGTCACGCGATGACCGGCCTTCGTCAACGCCTGGTAGACCGAGGTGATGCCCGGCGCGTCCCACCCGTCGTCGTTGACGAGCAGGATCGACAGCGGGCCGGTGACGGGGGAAGGGCCCGGCGCGGAGTCGTCGGAACATGCTGTCAGCAACCCGGCACCGACGACGGCAGCCATGAGGAAGCGGAGCGCGCGTGGCGCTCTGGTGAATGACTGCACTGCCCAGCTCCAACCTCGACCCGCGCCGTTGTCAGCGCTCGGGCGACAGTATAGTTGCGGCGACGTCCGGCCCCACGTCGACGAGGAGCTGCCCATGAACACGCGCACTCCGCTCCGCGCATCCGGCCCCGGCACGTCGCGGCCGCAGGACGTCGCACCCAGCCCGCTGCTCGACCGTCTCGCCCACGTGCTCGCGACCACCCAGGACCTGTCCGCCTCGAGCGATGCCTTGGCGCTCGCGGCCAGCACGTGGGAGGAGAGCTACCACCTCTCGCCGCAGCGCGGCAACATCCTGCGAGCCCTGCCATTGCCGGAGTCCCCCGTCGTCCTCGAGATCGGTGCCCGCTGCGGGGGGTTGACCCGTCACCTCGGCGAGCTGGGCGGGACGGTCGACGCCCTGGAGCCCCATCACGGCATGGCGCAGGTCGCGCGGGCCCGCTGCGCCGACCTGACGTCCGTCGTCGTCCACGAGGCGACGCTCGACGACGTGCCGCTCGAGACGACCTACGACCTGGTGGTCGCGGTCGACGCTTCTGACCTGCTCGCATCACAGGGACTGACCACGGCAGACCTCGCCGAACGGGCCACGGCGCTGCTGCGGCCGGGCGGACTACTTCTCATCGCCGGCGACAACCCGCGGGGCGTCCGCTTCCAGGCGGGCGACAGCACCCCCACGATCGGGCGCGATGGCGGGGCACCTCTCGCCCGCCTGCACCAGGCCGATGTCGAGTCGGCGGTGAGGGCCGCGGGCCTCGAGCCCCGGTCGCTGCTCGCCTTCCCCGACCACCGGCACACCCAGCTGCTCTTCGACCATGACGCCCTGGCAGCGATCGACTCCCAGCTGCTGCTCGCGCTCCCGTCGTTCCCCAGCCCGCCGTACCTAGATCGTCCGGCGACCTTTCCGGAGGAGCACCTCTGGGCCGCGGCGGTCGAGGCGGGCACGGGTGCACAGCATGCCAACGCGTACGTCGTCCTGGCCGGCACCGCTCCGGCTCCCGTCAACGCAGCGGCGTCCTTCTGGACGGTCGGGCGGCGGGCCGCGCAGTCGGCGTTCAACCGCATCCGCCAGCGCGGCGACGAGCTCGTGGTCGAGCGCGCCCTGGCATTTCCGGGTTCCCTTGCCCCGGACGGACCCCTCAGCATCCGGCCGCACACCGAGGCCTTCGTCGCCGGCGCCACGCTGACGCGCCGGCTCGGCAGCGCGGCCTCGATCGACGAGGCGCGCGCCCTCCTGCGTGGCTGGCGCGATCTCGTGATCGCCAGCTGCCACGAGGGTGAGCCCGTGCCATGGGACCTCATCCCGCGCAACGTCGTCGTGACCGACGACCAGCGACTCGTCGCGATCGACCAGGAGTGGCAGCTCGACGGAGGCGACGCCGAGGTCATCCTCACCCGCGGCTGCTTCTGGTTGACCTATGACGTGGCGATCGCCAGACGCCCTCCGTCCTGGCTACCCGTCACCGGCACCACCGACGTCGCCGCGCTCGCCGACCTCATCGCCGACCTCGCGGGCTGTCAGCTGTCCGCGGGGTGGGTCGACCGGCTCATCGACCGCGAAGCCCAGCACATGTCCCATGTGTGGCCCACCGACGACCGACATTCCCGGGCTGCCCGGGCCCGAAAGGAATGGCACCAGTTGACCGATCTCAGCAGGACACCGCCCCAGACCGATGGCCCGACCGAGACGACCGAACCCGTCTCGTCGGAGGCCTTCTCCACCGTGGTCGAGGCCCTCTCCTCCACCAATGCCGCCCTCCAGCAGCAGGTGCGCGACCTCGAGCTCGAGCTGCGACATGCCGAGCTGATCCACCGCGACCACGCGATCGGTCTCATGGCCACGGCCGAGAAGCTGCGTGACCGGCACGAGATGTCGCAGTCGTCCCTGCGCCGGGCCCGCGCCAAGATGAGCCGCCTGCAGAAGCGCAACGCCGCGATGAAGGCCTCGGCGACCTGGCGCGTCGGCAGCTTCTTCGTGCGTCCGTTCAACCGCCTCCGGCGTCGATGAGCGCCATGGCACCCAACGACCAGCCCCTCTTCTCGATCATCACGCCCGTCTACGACACACCTCTCGACGTGCTCGGGGAGACCGTGGACTCCGTCCTGGCGCAAACCTTCGTCGACTGGGAGTGGATCCTGGTCGACGACTGCTCGCCCGACGTTCGCGTCCAGGCCGAGCTGCAGCGTCATGCCGCCCGCGATCCTCGTATCCGCGTGTTCAGCCGCGACGTCAACGGGGGCATCGTGGCCACGTCGAACGATGCGGCCTCGCACGCTCGTGGACAGTTCATCGCACTGCTCGACCACGACGACCTGCTGACCACCCATGCGCTGCAGGCCATGGCCGCCGCGATCGCCAAGAATCCCGACGAGGTCGACTACCTGTACAGCGACGAGGACAAGGTGATGCCCGACGGCAGCATCGGTCACACGTTCCTCAAGCCCGACTGGTCACCCGAGCGGTTCCGGCACCAGATGTACACGTGCCACTTCTCGGTGCTGCGCACCTCCCTGTTCCGGGCGGTCGACGGCTTCCGCGACGGGTACGACGGATCCCAGGACTGGGATCTCATCCTGCGGGCCACCGAGCGGGCGCGGTTGATCCATCACGTCCCGCAGGTGCTGTACCACTGGCGTGCCATCCCCGGTTCGGCCGCTGCCGAGCTGGATGCCAAGCCGTATGCGTTCGAGACCGGCCGGCAAGCCATCCAAGGACAGCTCGAGCGCCTCGGCATCGATGCGATCGTCACCCACCGACCCGAGGTCGGCGTGTACGAAGTACGTCGCGAGCCCGATCTCACGACGCCCACCAGCATCATCATCCCGACGATCGGCTCCTCAGGACGGGTCTGGGGTTCGACCCGGTGCTTCGTCAGCGAGGCGATTCGATCGGTCCGCGACCACACAGCGCACGCCGACCTCGAGTTCGTCGTCGTCTACGACACGCCCACGCCGCCGCAGGTGCTCCACGAGCTGCGGTCCATCCCGGGCATCGACCTGGTGCTCGTCGAGTTTCGCCAGCCGTTCAACTTCAGCGCCAAGTGCAACATCGGCGCTCTCCACGCACGCGGCGATGTGCTGATCTTCCTGAACGACGACGTCCAGGCCGAGTCCGACGAGGTCGTCGGACAACTCATCGCACCGTTGTCCGAGGCCGGAGTCGGCATGACCGGCGCGAAGCTCCTCTTCGAGAGCAACCGCGTTCAGCATGCGGGTGTCGAGTACGGCAGCGGCAGCATCTACCACACCCTGTACAAGCAGCTGCACGTCGACGTGAAGAACCCCGAGCTGCTGATGAACCGCGAGGTCTCCGCTCTGACGGGTGCCTGTGTCGCGCTGCGCCGCGACGTCTTCACGGCGGTGGGCGGCTTTACCGAGGAGCTGCCTGTCAACTTCAACGACGTCGACTTCAGCCTCAAGATCCGCCGCGAGGGCCTCCGACTCGTGTGGCTGTGGGACGTCGTCCTGTGGCACTTCGAGTCGATCACCCGGTCGCCGACGGTGCACGCGTTCGAGAAGGAGTTCATCGTCAACCGGTGGGGTCAGTACCGCACCCAGCGGGAGCGCTACCGCGCCACGTTCACGCCCTGAGCCTCACGGCACGTCGTCGTGGCTCCAGGTCACGCCCTCGCGCACGACGCGCGCGGGCGTGCCTGCCGCGACGGTGAACGGCGGCACCTTCTGGCCACGCACCATGCTGCGCATGCCGATCACCGAGCCCTCGCCGATCTCGGCGTGGCCCGTCACGACGGCATCGCGACCGAGCCACACGTGCTGGCCGAGACGGATGTGGGCACCGAAGGGATTGATCCGTTCCCCCGTGCCGACGTCCTCGAGCCGGTGCATGTCGTCGGTGGCCACGTAGACGTCGGCGGCCCACAGCTGGTCGGCCGCGGCGACGATGGTGCCGCCGTTGCGGGCGTCGACGATCGCACCGCGGGTGCCGACCAACGGGCCGTGCAGGACGATGCTCGACCGGGCACCGCAGTAGATCTCTCCCGCGGTCAGCACGCAGTCGCGGCCGAGGAACACCGTCGCCTCGTCACCGCCAACCAGCAGCGACGAGAGCCATTCCATCGGCGAGCCCACGACGATCAGCACGTCGCGCACCGGGAACATGCCGAGCGACGCGACGACCTTCTCGGGCAGCCATGCGTGCGGCGAGACGTAGAGCGCGTTGCCGCAGTCGTGCCACCAGGCGGGGAGCGCGTCCTCGACCAGCGACCACGTCGTCCCGTCGATCGTGGCGGCCTCGACCCCGGCCGTCCTCAGCCGGTCGCGGTGCTGCGAGCTCAGCATCAGGCGTCCCGCCGCATGAACAGCGCGTAGGAACCGGCCAGCAGCGCACCGACGAACACCGCCATGACGATGCCGCCGCCGACGGGCCCGAACGGCTCCGCACCGAGGGCACGCTGCACGAAGCCGTCGACCGACGACTGCACGAACATCTGGCTGCCGGCGTCGTAGGGCAAATACTTGAGCACCACGGTGACGCCCCCCGCCGACTGCGGATCGTCGGAGTTGGTCTTGATGATGACCACGATGCTCTGGATGATGAACTCGAACAGGCTCGGCACCAGCATGAGCATCGCCACGCCAGCGGTCTGGTTGCGCAGCAGCGCCGCGAAGGCCAGGCCCGACAGGGCGAAGAGCACCGTGAACAGCACGAGCCCGACCGACCCCTCGACGAGGGCCGACGCACTGGGCATGTCGAGCCCGAACAGCGCGAGGCAGCCGAGCGCGATCACGACGCAGGTCACGGCGGTCAGCGCCGCCACGAGCGCCGTCGAGACGACCTTCGCGACGAACACGTGCGTGCGGTTCGGGATCGCCGTCAGCGTCGCGCGGATCATGCCGTGGCGGTACTCGTGCCCCATCGAGAAGACACCCACCAGCCCCACGATGTACGCCATCAGCAGCGGGGCACCCGTGGAGCCGCCGATCGTCGACAGGATCTCGAAGCCCTCGTCGCCGCCCCCGAACGTCGAGGAGGTCGCGAGCGACAGGGCGATCAGCACGGCGAACACGAGCTGGAACACCAGCGCCGTGCCGACCAGCCAGTACGTCGACCCGATCGAGCGCAGCCTGAACCACTCATAGCGCAGTGCCCCGATCATCGCTGTCCCCCGTCGTTCGTCGTGTGGGATCCGCGGAACTCCTCGGACAGGCCCGTCGCCTCGAGGAACGCCTCCTCGAGCGTCGCCTCACGGGTCGTCAGCTGGTGCAGCCGGGCGCCGGCGGCCTGGGCCGCGTCGCCGATCTGCTCGGCGGTGGCCCCGCGGACGACGAGCGAGTCGCCGGAGGCCGTGAGCGTCGCGCCGAGCGACTCGAGCCGCGGAGCGAGGGCGGAGAGGTCGGGCGTGCGCACGACGACGTCGCCCAGCCCGCTGTGCGCGATGAAGTCGTGCACGGGGCCGTTGGCCAACATGCGGCCACGACCGATGACCACGAGCTCGTCGGCCAGCAGCGCCATCTCCTGCAGCAGGTGGCTCGACACGAAGACGGCCCGTCCCTGCCCGGCGAGGTGCTTGAGCAGGTTGCGCAGCCACGTGATGCCCTGCGGGTCGAGGCCGTTGCTCGGCTCGTCGAGGATCAGGGTGTGCGGATCGCCGAGCAGCGCCGCGGCGATGCCGAGCCGCTGCCCCATGCCGAGGCTGAACTTGCCCGGACGTCCTCGCGCCACGTCCGTCAGGCCCACCATCTCGACGACCTCGTCGACTCGCCGGTCGGGGATGCCGTTGGGTGCCGCGAGCATGCGCAGGTGGTTGCGGGCTCGCCGGGTGGGGTGAAACGGCTTGGCCTCCAGCAGCGCGCCGACGTGGCGCATCGGCTGGTCGAGATCGCCGAACCGGACGCCGTCGAACGTCGTCGCCCCGTCGCCCCGGTCGAGGCCCAGCATGAGCCGCATCGTGGTCGACTTGCCCGAGCCGTTGGGCCCGAGGAACCCCGTGACGCTGCCGGGACGCACCGTGAACGACAGGTCGTCAACCGCTCGGTGGTTGCCGAAGGTCTTGCCGAGCGACTGAGCCTCGATGAGCGCCATGGCCACCAGCCTGCCACGGCCCGGCACCACCTACCGTGGGGGCATGGACGACAGAGCGGTGCGACCGATCGAGGACGGGGTCGCGACCGACCTGCGTGGCGAGCTGACCTACGCGGGCTACCTGCAGCTGCCGACGCTGCTGTCGGCGCAGCAGCCGGTCTCTGACCACCACGACGAGATGCTGTTCATCGTCCAGCACCAGGTCACCGAGCTGTGGCTCAAGCAGCTCATCCACGAGCTGCGCTCGGCCATCGCCCTCGTCGAGGCCGACGACCTGTCGCCCGCGCTGAAGCGGTTGGCGCGGGTCAAGGCGATCCAGCGGCAGATGTTCGAGCAGTGGTCGGTACTCGCGACGCTGACGCCGGTCGAGTACGTCCAGTTCAGGGACGATCTCGGCAAGGCGTCGGGCTTCCAGTCGCCGCAGTACCGCACCGTCGAGTTCCTGCTCGGCAACAAGAACCCGGCGATGATCGCGGTCTTCGAGCACGACCCGGTGCTGCGCGACGCCCTCCTGGCCGACCTCGCGGCTCCCAGCATCTACGACGCCTTCCTGCGGTTCCTGGCACGTCGCGGCCACGACGTCCCGGCATCTGTGCTCGACCGCGACCTGTCGCAGCCGTACGTCGCCGATCCGGGCGTGACGGAGGTGCTGCGCCGCGTCTACGCCGACCCCGACACCCACTGGGACGCCTACGAGATGTGCGAGGAGCTCGTCGACGTCGAGGAGAGCTTCCAGCTGTGGCGCTTCCGGCACATGAAGACCGTCGAGCGCATCATCGGCTTCAAGCGCGGCACGGGTGGCTCGTCGGGCGTCCACTTCCTGCAGAAGGCGCTCGAGCTGACGTTCTTCCCCGAGCTGCGCGACGTCCGCACCCACCTCTGACCCGGCCCCAAGCCGCGAGTGGCGCAAACCCGTCCCCGAGTGGCGCAGTCTCGTGGGACACGCCGTCCCAGAACCGCAGGATTGCGCCACTCGCGCGCCAGGGGAGCGCGGACGGACGAGGGCCCCGACCCCACGCGGTGCGTGGAGCCGGGGCCCTCGAGGTGGTGCGGGTCAGTGACGTGGGCTCAGAAGCCCATGCCGCCCATGTCACCCATGTCAGGCGCACCGCCACCGGCAGCAGCCGGCTCGGGCTTGTCGGCGACGACAGCCTCGGTGGTGAGGAACAGGGCTGCGATCGAGGCTGCGTTCTGCAGCGCCGAGCGCGTGACCTTGGCCGGGTCGATGATGCCCGCGGCGATCAGGTCGACGTACTCGCCGGTCGCGGCGTTGAGGCCGTGTCCGTCGGGCAGGTTGGTGACCTTCTCGGCGACGACTCCGCCCTCGAGACCGGCGTTGATCGCGATCTGCTTGAGCGGGGCCGAGGCGGCGACGCGCACGATGTTGGCACCCGTGGCCTCGTCGCCCGTGAGCTCGAGCTTCTCGAAGACCGCAGCGGCAGCCTGGACGAGAGCGACGCCACCACCGGCGACGATGCCCTCCTCGACAGCGGCCTTGGCGTTGCGGACCGCGTCTTCGATGCGGTGCTTGCGCTCCTTGAGCTCGACCTCGGTGGCAGCGCCGACCTTGATGACGGCGACGCCGCCGGCGAGCTTGGCCAGACGCTCCTGGAGCTTCTCGCGGTCGTAGTCGGAGTCGCTGTTCTCGATCTCGGCCTTGATCTGGTTGACGCGGCCGGCGATCTGGTCGTCGGAGCCACCGCCCTCGACGATCGTGGTCTCGTCCTTGGTCGTGACGACCTTGCGAGCCGTGCCGAGCAGCGTCAGGTCGGCGTTCTCGAGCTTGAGACCGACCTCCTCGCTGATGACCTCACCACCGGTCAGGATGGCGATGTCGGCCAGCATGGCCTTGCGACGGTCGCCGAAGCCCGGGGCCTTGACGGCGACGGACTTGAACGTGCCGCGCATCTTGTTGACGATCAGCGTCGCGAGGGCCTCGCCCTCGATGTCCTCGGCGATGATGACGAGCGGCTTGCCCGACGCCATGACCTTCTCGAGGACGGGGACCATGTCCTTGACCGACGTGATCTTGCTGTTGACGATCAGGATGTACGGATCGTCGAGGACGGTCTCCTGACGCTCCGGGTCGGTGACGAAGTAGCCCGACAGGTGACCCTTGTCGAAGCGCATGCCCTCGGTCAGCTCGAGGTCGACGCCGAACGTGTTCGACTCCTCGACCGTGATGACGCCTTCCTTGCCGACCTTGTCCATCGCCTCGGCGATGATCTCGCCGACCGTGGTGTCAGCGGCGGAGATCGAGGCGGTGGCAGCGATCTGCTCCTTGGTCTCGATGTCCTTGGCCATGCCGAGCAGCTGGGCGCTGATGGCCTCGACGGCGGTCTCGATGCCCTTCTTCAGGCCCATCGGGTTGGCGCCGGCCGCGACGTTGCGCAGGCCCTCGCGGACGAGTGCCTGGGCCAGGACCGTGGCGGTCGTCGTGCCGTCGCCAGCGACGTCGTCGGTCTTCTTGGCGACCTCCTTGACGAGCTCGGCACCGATCTTCTCGTAGGGATCCTCGAGCTCGATCTCACGGGCGATGCTGACGCCGTCGTTGGTGATCGTGGGAGCTCCCCACTTCTTCTCCAGGACGACGTTGCGACCCTTGGGGCCGAGCGTCACCTTCACGGCGTCAGCGAGCTGGTTCATACCGCGCTCGAGGCCGCGACGGGCTTCCTCGTTGAAAGCAATGGTTTTTGCCATGTGTACGTTTCTCCGACTTGGTTGTCGACGTGGGGTGGTCAGGCGATGCCCGCGACGGACGGCTGCGGCGTGCGGCGAACCCTTCTCGCCGCGGCCCACACCCTCATCGTTCTGACCGGTGCTTCCAGATTGGTATCTGGCACTCTCACTATACGAGTGCTAATCAACGGAGCGCAATCAGGTGGCTGGACCGACGTCGTACGTCAGCTCGGCGAACGGTCCGCGCCGCTCGACCGATCGCAGGGCCAGTCGGTCGGACCGGATGTCGCGCGGCAGCAGCGGTGCCCCGGCCCCCAGCGTGACGGGCGCGATCGTGACCGTGACCCGGTCGAGCAGGCCCGCGTCGGCGAACTGCCCGACCAGGTCGCCCCCACCCATCAGCCACACGTCCCGGTCACCGGCCGCAGCGACCATCTCGGCGTGCACGTCGACGACGGGCGCCCGGGTGAACCGGATGTCTGCGCCCTCGACGACCGGCAGGTCACGGGTCGTGAAGACCCAGGTGGGACGGTCGCCGTACCAGGCCGTCCACGTGTCGGGGCGCTCGAGCAGCGACTCGTGCTCGACGACCCACTCGTACGTCGACCGTCCCATCGCGAGCGCCCCGACTCCGGCGAGGAAGTCGGCGATGCCCGGCTCCTCGTCGTCGGCACCCGGCACGTCGAAGAGCCACTGCAGCGAGTGGTCGGTCGTCGCCAGGAAGCCGTCGAGGCTCGTCGCGGTGTTGTAGATCGTCGCCATGGGGCGACCGTACCGCCGGGGTCAGACGGAGAACAGGAGGTACAGGCCCGTGAAGGTGTACGCGACCATCAGCACCAGCATCGCGAGCTGGCCGCTCAGGCGGTGGGCCGCGGGCAGGACGGCGAGCGCGCGGTCGTGCGCGGCGACCACCGCGAGGACGTGGCCGATCACGACGCAGCTCACCTTGATCGCGGCGAGCGTCGAGGTGTGCTCGCTGAGGACGTACGTGACCGACGGGTCGCCCAGCGGTGCCCATCCGCGGTCGAGCGGGTCGAGCAGTGCGAAGAACGCCGCCTGCCCCTTCTCGAGCAGGTAGGTGAGGTAGTGGGCGAACACGTAGCCGACCACGATCGGCACCAGCGAGTGGGCCAGCAGCCCGGGCAGGCGTCGCCGCTCAGACCGGTCGACGCCGCCGGTGGCCGTGGCCGCGAGGATGAACAGGATGCCGACGACCATGCAGAAGACGAGCAGGACGGCGCTGTGCTGGGCGGACGTCAGCGTGCGGCTCTGCCAGAACGGCGAGGCAGAGAAGCTGTCGTAGGCCGTCGAGCCCAGCAGCACCGCGAGCACCGCGACGAGTCCCGGGGCGACCGGCACGGTCGGCAGGGTGCGCAGCGGGTTGTACAGGCCCCACCGGCCGTTCCTGACGAAGGGCGACAGGTGCGCGACGAGGCCGCTGTAGACGTCGAAGGGATCGGCCCGGTCGAACCACCTCTGCCCGAAGGCGAGACCGCCGAGCAGCATCGCGATGGCGTAGATCGCGACCCACCGCCGCACCGCCTCGACCGAGCCGGGGTCGGACGACGCGAGCTCGAGCCAGACGAAGCCGAACAGGCCTGCGGCCGCCGGCCAGTAGCCGAGGCGCTCCGGATAGGCCCAGATGCCGTCGCCCGCGACCGTGCGCCACGGCGAGAGGTCGCGCCACACGTGGCCGGCCAGCAGCGCCAAAGGCACGAGGCCGACCCACACCAGGATGTAGAACGCCTGCACTCCCCCGTTCGACGCGTCGTCGGGGCCGCCGTACAGGGCGAGCAGCACCCATCCCGTCAGCAGGAGGCCGATCAGGGCCACGAAGGGACGTCGCGCGGGTGGCGGTGGGGTCGCGGTCTCGAGGTCGTCCGCGGACGTGAACCGCGGCTCCTTCCAGGCCAGCGCGAGCACCGCGAACGAGATCGTGAGCGCCCACGAGGCACCGACCATCGCGTAGATGAACGGGATCGGCAGATCGGTCGCCCCGCCGACGCCGTGCGCCGCGAACCCGGCGGGGGTCACCGCACGACGAGCTGGACGATCGTGACGCCGAGCCCGTGTGCCTCGACCGCAACCTGGCCCGGCCTGTCGATCGTGAAGGTCTTCTCGATCGATCCACCCGCCGTGACCTGGTAGGTGTGCTCGGGATCGGAGTGGACGTGGATCTCCTCGTCGACGTCCGACGTGACCAGCAGCGTCACAGGCTTGCCGGCAGCGACCTCGACACGGGCACCCTGCGGCGTGACCTTGCCGTCCTTGATCGTGATCTCGACGTCGGTGCCCTCCGCCTTGACCTCGTCGGCCTTCTCGTCGACCTTCTTCGCGAGCTCGTCCTGGGCCTTCTGCGTCGCGTCGGCCAGGTCAGAGGTCGAGGTCGAGGACGGCGAAGCGCTCGGCGCAGGCTTCACCTCGTCATCGGACGAGCCGGAGCAGCCCGCGAGCAGCAGCAGGGCCGCCAGCAGCATGGTCACGATCTTCATTCGTCCTCCTGGTCGAACGCGCGCTCGATGAGCTCGCGCTCCTCACGTTCTTCTCTGCGGTCCTTGCGGGCGATGTAGAGCACGACGCCGACGACGATCACGGCCGGCACGATGGCCGGGATCGCGAGCAGCGCGACGTGGTGGGCCAGCAGCACGTCGTCGAACGGCACGCCGCCGGCAGGTGTCATGGCGACAGCGTAGGGGCTCGGTCAGCCGTTGCGGCATCCCCCACCTCGGCCGCCTCGGACTCCTCGATCCTGCGCGCCACCCGCGACACCGAGACGCAGATGCCGAGGATGATCGCGAGGCTGCACAGCAGCACGACCATGTTGGCGGCGGCCCAGATCCAGGCGG is a window encoding:
- the groL gene encoding chaperonin GroEL (60 kDa chaperone family; promotes refolding of misfolded polypeptides especially under stressful conditions; forms two stacked rings of heptamers to form a barrel-shaped 14mer; ends can be capped by GroES; misfolded proteins enter the barrel where they are refolded when GroES binds) translates to MAKTIAFNEEARRGLERGMNQLADAVKVTLGPKGRNVVLEKKWGAPTITNDGVSIAREIELEDPYEKIGAELVKEVAKKTDDVAGDGTTTATVLAQALVREGLRNVAAGANPMGLKKGIETAVEAISAQLLGMAKDIETKEQIAATASISAADTTVGEIIAEAMDKVGKEGVITVEESNTFGVDLELTEGMRFDKGHLSGYFVTDPERQETVLDDPYILIVNSKITSVKDMVPVLEKVMASGKPLVIIAEDIEGEALATLIVNKMRGTFKSVAVKAPGFGDRRKAMLADIAILTGGEVISEEVGLKLENADLTLLGTARKVVTTKDETTIVEGGGSDDQIAGRVNQIKAEIENSDSDYDREKLQERLAKLAGGVAVIKVGAATEVELKERKHRIEDAVRNAKAAVEEGIVAGGGVALVQAAAAVFEKLELTGDEATGANIVRVAASAPLKQIAINAGLEGGVVAEKVTNLPDGHGLNAATGEYVDLIAAGIIDPAKVTRSALQNAASIAALFLTTEAVVADKPEPAAAGGGAPDMGDMGGMGF
- the kynA gene encoding tryptophan 2,3-dioxygenase — encoded protein: MDDRAVRPIEDGVATDLRGELTYAGYLQLPTLLSAQQPVSDHHDEMLFIVQHQVTELWLKQLIHELRSAIALVEADDLSPALKRLARVKAIQRQMFEQWSVLATLTPVEYVQFRDDLGKASGFQSPQYRTVEFLLGNKNPAMIAVFEHDPVLRDALLADLAAPSIYDAFLRFLARRGHDVPASVLDRDLSQPYVADPGVTEVLRRVYADPDTHWDAYEMCEELVDVEESFQLWRFRHMKTVERIIGFKRGTGGSSGVHFLQKALELTFFPELRDVRTHL
- a CDS encoding dihydrofolate reductase family protein — translated: MATIYNTATSLDGFLATTDHSLQWLFDVPGADDEEPGIADFLAGVGALAMGRSTYEWVVEHESLLERPDTWTAWYGDRPTWVFTTRDLPVVEGADIRFTRAPVVDVHAEMVAAAGDRDVWLMGGGDLVGQFADAGLLDRVTVTIAPVTLGAGAPLLPRDIRSDRLALRSVERRGPFAELTYDVGPAT
- a CDS encoding ATP-binding cassette domain-containing protein — translated: MALIEAQSLGKTFGNHRAVDDLSFTVRPGSVTGFLGPNGSGKSTTMRLMLGLDRGDGATTFDGVRFGDLDQPMRHVGALLEAKPFHPTRRARNHLRMLAAPNGIPDRRVDEVVEMVGLTDVARGRPGKFSLGMGQRLGIAAALLGDPHTLILDEPSNGLDPQGITWLRNLLKHLAGQGRAVFVSSHLLQEMALLADELVVIGRGRMLANGPVHDFIAHSGLGDVVVRTPDLSALAPRLESLGATLTASGDSLVVRGATAEQIGDAAQAAGARLHQLTTREATLEEAFLEATGLSEEFRGSHTTNDGGQR
- a CDS encoding ABC transporter permease: MIGALRYEWFRLRSIGSTYWLVGTALVFQLVFAVLIALSLATSSTFGGGDEGFEILSTIGGSTGAPLLMAYIVGLVGVFSMGHEYRHGMIRATLTAIPNRTHVFVAKVVSTALVAALTAVTCVVIALGCLALFGLDMPSASALVEGSVGLVLFTVLFALSGLAFAALLRNQTAGVAMLMLVPSLFEFIIQSIVVIIKTNSDDPQSAGGVTVVLKYLPYDAGSQMFVQSSVDGFVQRALGAEPFGPVGGGIVMAVFVGALLAGSYALFMRRDA